One Alphaproteobacteria bacterium LSUCC0396 genomic region harbors:
- a CDS encoding tyrosine-type recombinase/integrase: MLKTDNEVRAAKCEIDKPYTDFSCGGNLQLRVYQSKRKTFRSRLKRNGKVKTLDLGGYSPSELTFAVAKRKHELAKSYFAEGYSVDQIRSALKLGDNAVKFDSAIKAASNRNGKYTFAEFARIWWDNKAVNKEWGSDKVAKQNWAYVENHAIPVLGNRSISEITRKDVIFMLTADNKWENKNPLMKKVWRNTRQIFSLSQSTRFELRLDNPADINLSDEAMRVAHYEKPRGFVDYARLPEIYSRLTQIKTSPSQVLIWLMLSAVRPENAAEAEWSEIYGDVWEIPADKMKGNKKTKRRFKCWISPAMRKVLEVMAPQTGSGRYIFVNSRGEKIDNDAPRRMLQRILSKDELVEWRHSDSPDIPTAHGMRHCFKTWASENGYPDEMSEAQSSRSLRGVGKTYDHSVSVEPRITMMTHWDAFLRGAK; this comes from the coding sequence ATGCTCAAAACAGACAATGAAGTTCGCGCTGCAAAATGCGAGATAGATAAGCCCTATACGGACTTCAGCTGCGGAGGAAATCTACAGCTAAGGGTTTACCAATCTAAACGCAAAACTTTCAGATCAAGATTGAAGCGCAACGGTAAAGTTAAGACGCTTGATCTTGGCGGTTACAGCCCTTCTGAGCTGACCTTTGCAGTGGCTAAGCGCAAACACGAACTTGCAAAGTCATATTTTGCGGAAGGCTATTCTGTTGATCAAATAAGGTCTGCGCTGAAACTCGGTGATAATGCGGTAAAGTTCGATTCCGCCATAAAGGCAGCGTCTAACCGAAACGGCAAATACACATTTGCCGAATTTGCACGCATCTGGTGGGATAATAAAGCTGTTAACAAAGAATGGGGATCAGATAAGGTTGCGAAGCAAAATTGGGCGTATGTTGAAAATCACGCCATTCCTGTTCTTGGGAATAGGTCAATTTCAGAAATTACGCGTAAAGACGTGATCTTTATGCTTACAGCTGACAATAAGTGGGAAAACAAGAACCCGCTTATGAAAAAGGTGTGGCGCAACACACGCCAAATTTTCAGCTTGTCTCAAAGCACCAGATTTGAGCTCAGGCTGGATAACCCTGCAGATATAAATTTAAGTGATGAGGCGATGCGTGTTGCCCATTATGAAAAGCCCAGAGGCTTTGTCGACTATGCCCGCCTCCCCGAGATATACAGCCGCTTAACCCAAATCAAAACAAGTCCATCCCAAGTTCTTATTTGGTTGATGCTATCCGCAGTGCGGCCAGAAAATGCTGCAGAGGCCGAATGGTCTGAGATCTATGGAGATGTTTGGGAAATACCCGCAGACAAAATGAAGGGAAACAAAAAAACAAAGCGCCGCTTTAAATGTTGGATATCCCCCGCTATGCGTAAAGTGCTTGAGGTAATGGCGCCTCAAACTGGGTCGGGTAGATACATATTTGTAAATTCCAGAGGTGAAAAAATCGATAATGATGCGCCAAGACGAATGTTGCAAAGAATTCTCAGCAAAGACGAGCTTGTAGAATGGCGGCATTCTGACTCGCCAGACATACCAACAGCGCACGGGATGAGGCATTGTTTTAAAACTTGGGCATCAGAGAACGGCTACCCTGATGAAATGTCTGAAGCTCAATCAAGCCGCAGCCTGCGCGGCGTTGGAAAAACATACGACCATTCTGTTTCAGTTGAGCCAAGAATAACAATGATGACCCATTGGGATGCTTTTTTAAGGGGGGCAAA
- a CDS encoding iron-sulfur cluster assembly scaffold protein translates to MDALYQKQILEFAKLSRTRELDPTAPFQASRDNPTCGDRVDVSFTLDNGAISQIGIKVRGCALCEAGAGLLIENFAGITPADASQMTAQFAQWIGKEQDNPPNEDMAKFMPVRDIRNRHKCVLLAFHAATEALDQA, encoded by the coding sequence TTGGACGCGCTTTATCAGAAACAGATTCTGGAATTTGCTAAACTATCGCGAACGCGTGAGCTAGACCCCACAGCACCGTTTCAGGCCAGCCGTGACAACCCTACCTGCGGTGACCGTGTTGATGTTTCTTTCACGCTGGATAATGGCGCAATCAGCCAGATCGGTATCAAAGTCCGCGGCTGTGCGTTATGCGAGGCTGGTGCGGGGCTGTTAATTGAAAATTTTGCTGGGATCACGCCTGCTGATGCCAGCCAGATGACCGCTCAATTTGCCCAATGGATTGGCAAAGAGCAAGATAACCCACCCAATGAAGATATGGCAAAATTTATGCCGGTGCGCGATATCCGCAACCGGCATAAATGTGTTCTCTTGGCATTTCATGCAGCCACTGAGGCACTAGATCAAGCCTAG
- a CDS encoding Na+/H+ antiporter subunit E, which produces MRFLILFITLLAGWLLMSGYYNGLLIGLGVASCLLCAWLSLRIGAIDREGLPTHLFSKLPAYLVWLIGEIISSNIATAKIILRGTSDPELFEVPANQKTAAGLANYANSITLTPGTVTVDIDEAKTGPSRFLVHALHPQFGDDVRGGDMDQRNCALEGDTANIALQPARNAARKPAK; this is translated from the coding sequence ATGCGTTTCCTGATCTTGTTCATAACTCTCTTGGCCGGTTGGCTGCTGATGTCGGGCTATTATAACGGCCTGTTGATTGGGCTTGGCGTCGCGAGTTGCTTGCTTTGCGCCTGGCTTAGCCTACGCATTGGGGCAATTGACCGTGAGGGGCTTCCAACCCATTTATTTTCCAAATTACCTGCCTATCTGGTGTGGCTAATCGGCGAAATCATTTCATCAAATATTGCCACCGCCAAAATCATCCTGCGCGGAACATCGGATCCAGAGTTATTTGAGGTGCCGGCCAATCAGAAGACCGCGGCAGGCCTCGCCAACTACGCTAATTCCATTACCCTTACACCCGGCACTGTAACAGTTGACATTGACGAGGCTAAAACAGGGCCAAGCCGGTTTTTAGTGCATGCGCTTCATCCGCAATTTGGCGATGATGTGCGCGGTGGCGATATGGATCAGCGCAATTGCGCGCTTGAGGGCGATACAGCAAATATCGCACTTCAGCCTGCCAGAAACGCAGCTAGGAAACCTGCCAAATGA
- a CDS encoding monovalent cation/H+ antiporter complex subunit F, with product MMMIVAMIACAVCLVMALVRTALGPTAFDRVLAVNAIGTLIILGISLHGFVMGRPEFVDIALLYAILNFIGTFAVLKIFSTGSLGDNSAGSK from the coding sequence ATGATGATGATTGTTGCGATGATCGCCTGTGCGGTGTGTTTGGTGATGGCGCTCGTGCGGACTGCATTAGGGCCAACAGCTTTTGACCGTGTGCTTGCCGTGAATGCGATTGGCACGCTGATTATTCTTGGCATCTCACTGCATGGGTTTGTGATGGGACGCCCAGAATTTGTCGATATCGCGCTGCTTTACGCGATTTTGAATTTTATTGGCACCTTTGCGGTTTTAAAGATTTTCAGCACAGGCTCGCTTGGTGATAATTCCGCGGGGTCGAAATGA